The genome window TTGTTCTCCCGACCGCGATCTTCTTCCACATATAAATGAGGGAGAACGTCTTCCGTACCGATATTGTCTTTTCTCGTTGTCACGACTAGTCTTTCGATTACGTTTTGCAGTTCTCTGACATTTCCTGGCCAAGCATAGCCCTCCAAGGCATTCAGAGCTTCCCGGGTCAGGCTTTTGTCGAGATGGTATAGGCTGTTGAATCGCTTCAGGAAATGAATGGCCAACGGAATGATGTCCGGCGTTCGCTTGCGGAGCGGCGGTATCTCGATGGGAATCACATGCAAGCGGTAATACAGATCTTCCCGAAATTTTCGACTCCTCACCAGTTCTTTGAGATTCTGGTTGGTTGCCGCAATCACACGCACATCGACGGGAAAGGTTCTTGTTCCTCCGACACGCATGATTTCCCGCTCCTGCAGGACACGAAGGAGTTTCGCCTGCATGGGGTATGGCAGCTCCGTCACCTCGTCGAGAAAGATGCTTCCTTTGTGCGCCAGTTCGAACAAGCCCGGCTTACCCTTTTGATCCGCTCCGGTAAATGCCCCTTTTTCATAGCCGAACAGTTCGCTTTCGATTAAACTTTCAGGGAGAGCTCCGCAGTTGACCCGAATGAACGGTTCATTCTTTCTTGCGCTGTACTCATGGATCGTTTGGGCGAAGACCTCTTTTCCCACACCCGATTCCCCCACAAGCAGCACCGTCGAATCCACCTGGGCGATATGCTTTACCTCGTCAACCAGCCTTTCCATCCCTTTGGAGCGGTAGACCAGTTTTCGTAGGTTATCCTGCCTGGTGAGGATCTCATCCATATCTGGATCATGATCTTTCGCTTTCCTTCCTGACATTTCCAATTCAGGGCGCATGACGTGGATCCCGGTGATATCCCGGGACAAGATCACGACCTTTTCCAGCTTGTCACCGTGAAATACCGGGGTGGCGACCGACCAGACCATTCTGCCCTTTTGGGATTCCTGGATCATGGACAGCTTTTTCTTCTGCGTCATGCACAAATCGGCAATGTTCGGATAAAAAATCCCTGCCCTTTCAAGCTGATAGACGTCCGAATCGATCAGCTGTTCGGGGGTTTGCACCTGCCAGAAATCACGCAAAAAGGTTCCCGCGATCCGGACGATTTTGCCGGCATGATTGACCACGATGATTTGCTCGTTTTCCGAGGAATAGATGGCCTGCAAATCGTCGCTGATATTGCGAACGAATTCGAGCTCATTCACGGCTTCTCCCAATCTTTCCCGGTGGGAGAAGATATGCACGATTCCGATGATCTTGCCATTTTCATAGAGGGGAGAAAAATTTCCGCTGATCCGTTTGTAGTTGATAGAGCTTTCCACGCTGAGCAGCTGTTTTCCTGATAAGACCTCTTCCAAATCCTTGTCGATGGTGAGCAATGTTTTATAGTTCCGATATTGCAGGACGGTTTTTGGCAACCCGAGGATTTGCTCTGCGGTTTCATTCATGAAGGTGATTTCAAAGTGAGGGTCTGTCGTGATGATGCCTATGCCTGAGCTGTTGAAGATGTGATTCAGCTGCTCTAGCTTGTACTGGCCGAGGTGATTTTTGGCCTCGCTGGCACTGGTATACCCCGCGATGTTTCCTGCCTGATCCATCCCCAATACGACATGGATATTGTGATAAAAGGAAATGGGGCTCTCGGCAGGCACCCGAACCATATCTTTTCGATACTCTACCTGTCCGGATAAGTCGCCGGACGCTGTGATCTGCCCCAGGAGGAAAGGTCGGTCGATATAGCCGACAATCCCTTGGTGCGAATCGTCAACGAGCAGCAGATCCAGTTTGCTCGATTCCAACAAGACTAGCGCTTCCTGTATGGTGCTCTCGATCGGTAACAAGATGGAAACCGGTCTCAAGATATCTTTCCATACCAGCAAGGTATCCCCTCCGAAAGAACATAGTGGACGTGTTTTTCCCTTGCTTCTAGAATACCAATCTTTCCCTAGAAATGGGCGCAATCTGTAAAAAAAACTGACCGCATGCTTGCGATCAGCTTTTTCGTATCGGTTCGATGGCAATGCCGGCAATGCGAAAGGCTTCGTGAATGTGCCTGGTCAGCTCTACCGCCCCTGGGGTATCGGCGTGGATGCAGATCGTTTCGGCATGCACCTGCGTTTCTTCCCCATCGGGAGTAAGCACGACGCCTTCTTTGACCATGCGTACCACGCGCGCTGCCATTGCTTCGTAGTCCTGAATGTTCGGGCCTGTTCGGGTGAGGACGATGGAGCCCTCTTTTGTATGCTCTCTGTCCGCGTATACCTCTCGCACGACCTGCACGCCCATTTGCTGTCCGACCCATTCGACCGCGGAGTTTTGCAGGGCGAAGACGATCATCTCCTTGGAAACGCTAACCAATGCTTCCAGTATGGCTCTGGCGATTTTTTCGTCATCCATGGCCATCATGTACAAGGCTCCGTGCGGCTTGCAATGC of Brevibacillus choshinensis contains these proteins:
- a CDS encoding sigma 54-interacting transcriptional regulator; translation: MLVWKDILRPVSILLPIESTIQEALVLLESSKLDLLLVDDSHQGIVGYIDRPFLLGQITASGDLSGQVEYRKDMVRVPAESPISFYHNIHVVLGMDQAGNIAGYTSASEAKNHLGQYKLEQLNHIFNSSGIGIITTDPHFEITFMNETAEQILGLPKTVLQYRNYKTLLTIDKDLEEVLSGKQLLSVESSINYKRISGNFSPLYENGKIIGIVHIFSHRERLGEAVNELEFVRNISDDLQAIYSSENEQIIVVNHAGKIVRIAGTFLRDFWQVQTPEQLIDSDVYQLERAGIFYPNIADLCMTQKKKLSMIQESQKGRMVWSVATPVFHGDKLEKVVILSRDITGIHVMRPELEMSGRKAKDHDPDMDEILTRQDNLRKLVYRSKGMERLVDEVKHIAQVDSTVLLVGESGVGKEVFAQTIHEYSARKNEPFIRVNCGALPESLIESELFGYEKGAFTGADQKGKPGLFELAHKGSIFLDEVTELPYPMQAKLLRVLQEREIMRVGGTRTFPVDVRVIAATNQNLKELVRSRKFREDLYYRLHVIPIEIPPLRKRTPDIIPLAIHFLKRFNSLYHLDKSLTREALNALEGYAWPGNVRELQNVIERLVVTTRKDNIGTEDVLPHLYVEEDRGRENKTLVLDIMPLREAVEEVENQLISLALKKYGTASKVAKILGVSPATLSRRIQKFLQ
- a CDS encoding LamB/YcsF family protein — translated: MKVDLNCDMGESFGLYKMGSDEEMIKYISSANIACGYHAGDPQVMRKTVQMAKEYGVAIGAHPGFPDQMGFGRRYMTCTPDEIRDYILYQVGALREFASCFQLELQHCKPHGALYMMAMDDEKIARAILEALVSVSKEMIVFALQNSAVEWVGQQMGVQVVREVYADREHTKEGSIVLTRTGPNIQDYEAMAARVVRMVKEGVVLTPDGEETQVHAETICIHADTPGAVELTRHIHEAFRIAGIAIEPIRKS